In Lotus japonicus ecotype B-129 chromosome 5, LjGifu_v1.2, one genomic interval encodes:
- the LOC130719169 gene encoding uncharacterized protein LOC130719169, with amino-acid sequence MTEFNRFIDDLEVMDVPLHGRKFTWFGPNGQSMSRLDRFLVSDGWTNHWPHCFQSVLVRDISDHCPLLLRSVVQNWGPKPFRVLNCWFQHPSFKKFVLDSWSSFQVQGRGIFVIKEKLKLLKAELKKWNVEVFGNVLATRRNIVKRLQDLDVVAENVGLSIEETKERQQVQAEFWRIAKLNESLLFQKSRLRWIKEGDMNTKYFHSIVNWKRKTDSIVGLVMDGSWVEDVTRVKERVKEFFEEKFQNQPFTRRPRLDGVLFNQIYDEDNRRLCACITLEEIREAVWDCDGNKSLGPDGYNFKFIKEFWEILKEDLKGAVEDFWTNRSWPRGSNASFIVLIPKVDSTQGLHEFRPILLIGCLFKVVAKILATRLKGVLPKVIDEKQSAFLGGCNMLDG; translated from the exons ATGACTGAATTTAACCGCTTCATTGATGACTTGGAGGTTATGGATGTGCCACTACATGGGAGGAAGTTCACTTGGTTTGGACCAAATGGACAATCCATGAGTCGCTTGGACAGATTTCTGGTTTCTGACGGGTGGACCAACCATTGGCCTCATTGCTTCCAATCTGTATTGGTTAGGGACATTTCAGATCATTGTCCCCTTCTTCTTAGATCTGTGGTGCAAAATTGGGGACCAAAACCTTTTCGGGTTCTAAATTGTTGGTTTCAACACCCTTCGTTTAAGAAGTTTGTTTTGGACTCTTGGTCTTCTTTTCAGGTACAAGGGAGAGGCATCTTTGTCATTAAGGAGAAACTGAAATTATTAAAAGCTGAACTGAAAAAGTGGAATGTTGAGGTCTTTGGCAATGTGTTGGCTACAAGGAGAAACATTGTGAAGAGATTACAGGATCTGGATGTCGTAGCAGAGAATGTGGGTTTAAGCATTGAGGAGACAAAAGAGAGACAACAAGTGCAAGCTGAGTTTTGGAGGATTGCAAAACTGAATGAATCCCTGCTTTTTCAGAAGTCTAGGCTACGGTGGATCAAAGAAGGTGACATGAATACTAAATACTTTCATTCTATTGTTAACTGGAAGAGAAAAACAGATTCTATAGTGGGCTTGGTGATGGATGGTAGTTGGGTTGAGGATGTGACCAGGGTCAAGGAGAGGGTTAAAGAGTTCTTTGAGGAGAAATTCCAGAATCAACCTTTTACCCGAAGGCCAAGGCTTGATGGTGTGCTCTTCAACCAGATTTATGATGAGGACAATCGCCGCCTATGTGCCTGTATCACTTTGGAGGAGATTAGAGAAGCGGTGTGGGATTGTGATGGCAATAAAAGTCTGGGTCCGGACGGGTACAATTTCAAGTTCATTAAAGAGTTTTGGGAGATTCTAAAGGAGGACCTGAAAGGAGCGGTGGAGGACTTTTGGACAAATAGATCTTGGCCTAGAGGAAGCAATGCTTCTTTTATAGTACTAATCCCGAAGGTTGATTCAACTCAGGGCCTTCATGAGTTTCGGCCTATTTTGCTTATTGGTTGCTTGTTTAAAGTGGTGGCTAAGATTCTTGCTACACGCTTGAAAGGAGTGCTTCCAAAAGTCATTGACGAGAAGCAATCTGCTTTCCTAGGAGGGTGCAACATGTTGGATG gttga